From the Thermus brockianus genome, the window AAAGGTCCTACCGGGCGCTCCGGGAGCGCTACACCCTGCCGGAAATCGTGCGCCAGCCCGAACTCGCCGCCCAGGTGACCCTAAGCCCGGTGGAGGAGCTTGGGGTGGACGCCGCCATCCTCTTCGCCGACATCACCACCCCCCTTTACGGCATGGGGGTGGACCTGGACCTGGTGGAGGGCAAGGGCCCGGTGATCCACCGCCCCATCCGGGATGCGAGGGGGGTGGAGGCGCTCCTGCCCCTAGAGCCCGAAAGCGCCGTGCCCTATGTCCTGGAAACCATCCGCATCCTAAAGCGGGCCCTTAAGGTGCCCCTCATCGGCTTTGCCGGAGGGCCCTTTACCCTGGCGAGCTACCTCGTGGAGGGGGGGCCAAGCCGCCACTTCCTCCAGGTGAAGGCCTTCATGTACGGGGACGAGGCGCTTTGGCACCGCCTCATGGAGAAGCTCACCGAGGCCATGGCCCGCTACCTGAGGGCCCAGGCGGAGGCGGGAGCAGACCTCCTCCAGGTCTTTGACTCCTGGGTGGGGGCCTTGAGCCCGGCCGACTACCGCCGCTACGTGAAGCCCCACATGGCCAGGCTCTTCCAAGCCCTAAGGCCCCTGGGGGTGCCGGCCATCCACTTCGGGGTGGGGACCATGGGGCTCCTGGCGGAGATGCGGGAGGCGGGAGGGGATGTCCTGGGCCTGGACCACCATACCCCCCTCCCCTGGGCCCGGGAGGTCCTGGGGGAAACGCCCGTGCAGGGCAACCTGGACCCGGCCCTCCTCTTCGCCCCCAAGGAGGTCCTGAAGCGCGAGGTCCTCCGCATCCTGGAGGAGAACGCCGGGCGGCCCGGGCACATCTTCAACCTGGGCCACGGCATCCTGCCCAAGACCCCAGAGGAGAACGTGCGCTACGTGGTAGAACTCGTGAAGGAGGTGGCGGCGTGAACGTACTCCTGATGGCCTACGGCACCCCCTACGCCCCCGAGGAGATTGAGCCCTACTACACGGATATCCGCCGGGGCAAAAGGCCTTCCGAGGAACTCCTGAAGGAACTCGCCGAGCGCTACGAGCAAATCGGCAAAAGCCCCCTGAACGAGATCACCCTGGTCCAGGCCCTGAGGCTCCAGGCCCTTTTGAACCTCGAGGCCCCTCCCCTTCCCAAGCGCCTCCTGGGCCCCTTCCCGCCCCGCGCCCCCCAGGGGCCGGCCCGGGTCTACGTGGGCACCAAGCACTGGCACCCCACCATCGGCGAGGCGGTGGCCGCCATGCACGAGGACGGGGTGCGCCGGGCGGTGGCCATCGTGGCGGCTCCCCACTACTCCCTAAGGAGCGTGGCGGAGTACAAGGAGAAGGTGGAGGCGGCCCTGAAAGCCCTTCCCGAGCCCATCCACTTCGTCTGGGTGGAAAGCTACGAGGCCCACCCCGGCCTCATCGCCGCCTACGCCAGGCGGCTGGAGGAGGCCATCTGGCGGCTTAAGGACCCCAAGCGGGCGGCCTACGTCTTCACCGCCCACTCCATCCCCGTGGCGGCGGTGGAGCGGGGGGACCCTTACCCGCGCCAGGTGGAGAAGACGGCGGAACTTGTAGCCAAAAGGCTCTCCCTGCCCCGCTTCCAGGTGGCCTACCAGTCGGCGGGGCGTACCCCCGAGCCCTGGCTTGGGCCGGACATCAACGAGCTTTTGCGGCAACTCAGGGAAGAGGGCTACACCGAGGTGGTGGTGCAGGCGGTGGGCTTCCCCGCCGACCACCTGGAGGTCTTTTACGACCTGGACCTCGAGGCCCAGGCCACGGCAGAAGCGGTGGGCCTCAGGCTCCTCCGGGCCCGAAGCCTCAACGCCGATCTAGACTACATCCAGGTCCTTAAGGACCTGGTGGAGGCGGCGTGGCTCAGGTAGCCATCGTGGGTGGGGGCTGGGCCGGGCTCGCCGCCGCCCTCGCCCTGAAGGAAGCAGGGGCCGACTTCCTCCTCCTGGAGGCCAGTCCCCGGCTTGGGGGCAAGGTCTTCACCCACCGGGGGGAAGGGTTTTTGGTGGAAGGGGGGCCCGACGCCAGCGTGCGCTACAAGCGGGAGGTCCTGGCCTTGGCCGAGGCCCTGGGCCTGGAACCCATGGGCACCCTCCCCGCCAAGCCCTCCGCCTACATCCTGCGCAAGGGAAAACCCCATCCCCTCCCCGAGGGGCTATTGCAGGTGGTGCCGGGGGACCTGAAGGCCCTGGCCAAGACGCCCCTCCTCTCCCTTTCCGGGAAGCTTCGCGCCCTCTACGACCTCTTTCTCCCTCGAGGGGGCGGGGAGGACGAAAGCCTAAAGGCCTTCGTGGAAAGGCGGCTCGGCCCGGAGGTCTTCCAGGCCCTGGTGGCCCCCTTGGCCGGGGGGATTTACGGGGGCGAGCCCGAGGAGCTCTCCATGCGGGCCGCCTTCCCCGCCCTCTTGGAGCTAGAGCGGAAACACCGGAGCCTCCTCCTCGGGGCCATGCGCTCCCGGAAAGGGCGGGGAAGCCGCGAAGGGGGAAGCCTCTTCTTCTCCTTCGCCGAGGGCCTTTCCGCCCTCACCCGGAGGATGGCGGAAAGGGTGGCGGACCACGTCCTCCTCGCCACCCCAGTCCTCCTCCTAGAGCCTTTAGGCAACCGCTTCCGCCTCCACACCCCAAGGGGGGCCCTCGAGGCCGAGGCGGTGATCCTCGCCACCCCAGCCCCCACGGCCGCCAACCTCCTAAGGCCCTTCCTCCCCGGGGCCACGGCCCTCCTCAAGGGCATTCCCCACACCCCGGCGGCCACGGTGAGCCTGGCCTTTAAGGAGGAACTCCCCGTAAGCGGGCACGGCCTCCTCATCGCCAAAGGGGAAGGCTACCAGGCCCGGGGCTTCACCTGGACCCACCGCAAGTGGCCGGGAAGGGCCCCCGAGGGGTGGAGCCTGGTGCGGGCCTACTTCTCCGGGGAGGCGGCGAGGCTTTCCGAAGGGGAGCTCGCCCGCCTCGCCCTGGCGGAGCTTCGCCGGTACCTGGGCCGGGAGGTGCGCCCGGAGCGCACCTTCGTCTTCCGCTTCCCCGAGGGCATGCCCGCCTACCGCGTGGGGCACCAGGAGCGGATAGCCCGCCTGGAGATGGTCCTTCTCCAGGCCCCGGGGCTCTTCCTGGCCGGGAACTACCTTTCGGGGGTGGGCCTTCCCGAGGTGGTGCGCTCGGGGGAAAAAGCGGCCGCCAGGGCCCTCGCCCACCTCTCCCTGACCCCCCCTGGCGAAAAGGAAACCCCCCGGTTAGGATAATCCCAACATGCGTCTCCCCTATCCCGCCATCGCCCTGGGGGCACTTCTCCTTGGGCTCTTGGCCGGGGTCTTGGGGTATAGCGACCCCTATGTCCTTCCCTGGTTCATGATCTTCACCGCCACCCTGGCCAGCGCCCGGGGGCTTGGGGTGGGCCTGGGGGCGGCCTTCCTCTCCACCCTTCTCCTCCTTCTCTTTCCCGGCTTTGAGCTGGTGGCGGCGGCCCTTCTTCTTCTCTCCGCCCTCCTCGCCCACCAGGTGGGCGAAAGCCTCCGCCTGGCCCACCGCCAGGCCAAGCACCTGGCCCGGGTGCAAAGGCTTTTGGCCGAGGCCCTCGAGGCCCTCCCCCAGGCCGAGGACCGGGAAACCCTCTTGCGCACCTTCCCCGAAAGGCTCGCCGCCCTAGGGGAAGGGGGGCACATCGGGGTCTGGGTCCCGGTGCGGGAGGGCTTCCGCCTCCTAGCCAGCGAGCCCCCCCTCGCCCTGGACACCATCCCCGCTACCGGGGTGGTGGGACGGGCCTTCAGGGAAGGGAAGCCCATCCACGTGCCCGACGTGCGCCAAGAACCCGCCTACATCAGCGCACCCGGCCACCAGGCCCTGGCCGAGCTGGCCCTTCCCCTCCTGGAACGGGGGGAGGTGGTGGCGGTCCTCAACGTGGAACGCAACCGCCCCTTCAGCGGGGAGGAGGTGGAAGGCCTTACCCGCTTCGCCCAGGCGGTGAGCCTCCAGCTTTCCCGCCTGGCGGACATGGAGGAGCGGAGGCTCCTCGCCGAACTCGCCCAGAGGATGCAAAGCGCCGCCACCCCCGAGGAGGCGGCCCAAAAGGCGCTAGGCCTCCTCCTGGAGGTCCTCAGGTTGGAAAGCGGGACCCTGTGGGAAGCTAGGGGAAGCCGCCTGGTCGCCCTGGCCTACCAAGGGGTGAAGGAACCTAGCCTCCTCCAGGTGATTGCCGAAGGCCTCCCCTATGGGGTGGGCCTCGCTTGGCAGGTCTACGAATCCCATAGCCCCTTCTTCACCGCCCGCTACGCCGAGGAAAGCCGGACCGTTCCCGCCCTCAGAAACCTGGGTTGGCGCACCTTCGCCGCCTTGCCCATCCCCTCCCCGGGAAGCCCCCGGGCCCGGCGGGTCTTGGTGGTGGGGCAGAGGGAGGAAAGGCTTTGGCGCAAGGCGGAAGAGGAGCTTCTCCTCTCCGCCTGCCGGGCCGTGGGCCTTGGCTTGGAAGGCCTTACGGAAAAGCGCCGGCACCAGGCGGTGAACCAGCTTTTCCTGGAACTAGTGGAAAGGCCCCTGGAAGAGCTTTACCAAGCCATTCTGGAAGAGGCCATCCGCCAGGTCCCGGGCTCGGAAGCGGGGAGCCTTTTGGTGCTGGAAGGCGGGGAATACCGCTTCCAGGCGGTGGTGGGCTACGACCTGGAGGGGCTCAAGGCGGTGCGCTTCAGCCCTGAGGGCATGCTCTTTTGGTACGGCCGGGGGGAGGAAGAGGCCCGCCGGGGAGAGCCCCGGATCATGAGCGTGGAGGACCGCCCCATCCCCGAGATCAGCCACCAGACCGCTCCCCCGGAGGTTATTGACACCACCGGCCGGGCCAAGGAGATCCAGGCCAACCTCTGCCTCCCCGTGCCCTACAAGGGCGAGGTGCTTGCCTACCTGAACCTGGACAACCACCACGACCCCCGGGCCTTCGGGGAGGACTCCCTCCAGGTGGCGCG encodes:
- the hemE gene encoding uroporphyrinogen decarboxylase, with the protein product MGGVNDLVLKAARGQATPRPPVWFMRQAGRYQRSYRALRERYTLPEIVRQPELAAQVTLSPVEELGVDAAILFADITTPLYGMGVDLDLVEGKGPVIHRPIRDARGVEALLPLEPESAVPYVLETIRILKRALKVPLIGFAGGPFTLASYLVEGGPSRHFLQVKAFMYGDEALWHRLMEKLTEAMARYLRAQAEAGADLLQVFDSWVGALSPADYRRYVKPHMARLFQALRPLGVPAIHFGVGTMGLLAEMREAGGDVLGLDHHTPLPWAREVLGETPVQGNLDPALLFAPKEVLKREVLRILEENAGRPGHIFNLGHGILPKTPEENVRYVVELVKEVAA
- the hemG gene encoding protoporphyrinogen oxidase, which gives rise to MAQVAIVGGGWAGLAAALALKEAGADFLLLEASPRLGGKVFTHRGEGFLVEGGPDASVRYKREVLALAEALGLEPMGTLPAKPSAYILRKGKPHPLPEGLLQVVPGDLKALAKTPLLSLSGKLRALYDLFLPRGGGEDESLKAFVERRLGPEVFQALVAPLAGGIYGGEPEELSMRAAFPALLELERKHRSLLLGAMRSRKGRGSREGGSLFFSFAEGLSALTRRMAERVADHVLLATPVLLLEPLGNRFRLHTPRGALEAEAVILATPAPTAANLLRPFLPGATALLKGIPHTPAATVSLAFKEELPVSGHGLLIAKGEGYQARGFTWTHRKWPGRAPEGWSLVRAYFSGEAARLSEGELARLALAELRRYLGREVRPERTFVFRFPEGMPAYRVGHQERIARLEMVLLQAPGLFLAGNYLSGVGLPEVVRSGEKAAARALAHLSLTPPGEKETPRLG
- a CDS encoding diguanylate cyclase; protein product: MRLPYPAIALGALLLGLLAGVLGYSDPYVLPWFMIFTATLASARGLGVGLGAAFLSTLLLLLFPGFELVAAALLLLSALLAHQVGESLRLAHRQAKHLARVQRLLAEALEALPQAEDRETLLRTFPERLAALGEGGHIGVWVPVREGFRLLASEPPLALDTIPATGVVGRAFREGKPIHVPDVRQEPAYISAPGHQALAELALPLLERGEVVAVLNVERNRPFSGEEVEGLTRFAQAVSLQLSRLADMEERRLLAELAQRMQSAATPEEAAQKALGLLLEVLRLESGTLWEARGSRLVALAYQGVKEPSLLQVIAEGLPYGVGLAWQVYESHSPFFTARYAEESRTVPALRNLGWRTFAALPIPSPGSPRARRVLVVGQREERLWRKAEEELLLSACRAVGLGLEGLTEKRRHQAVNQLFLELVERPLEELYQAILEEAIRQVPGSEAGSLLVLEGGEYRFQAVVGYDLEGLKAVRFSPEGMLFWYGRGEEEARRGEPRIMSVEDRPIPEISHQTAPPEVIDTTGRAKEIQANLCLPVPYKGEVLAYLNLDNHHDPRAFGEDSLQVARFFAAPLATLLHEHRTRRLLEEAALTDPLTGLLNRRAFDRYFLEELKRAERYGYPLSLAILDLKGFKPVNDRLGHATGDLALMKVAEVLQRERRNGDRIFRWGGDEFAVLFPHTPKKGAIAAAYRYAQAIERLCFGEICLGVNIGVATYPEDGTTPDELLSAADTRMYQAKALGQAVVA
- the hemH gene encoding ferrochelatase is translated as MNVLLMAYGTPYAPEEIEPYYTDIRRGKRPSEELLKELAERYEQIGKSPLNEITLVQALRLQALLNLEAPPLPKRLLGPFPPRAPQGPARVYVGTKHWHPTIGEAVAAMHEDGVRRAVAIVAAPHYSLRSVAEYKEKVEAALKALPEPIHFVWVESYEAHPGLIAAYARRLEEAIWRLKDPKRAAYVFTAHSIPVAAVERGDPYPRQVEKTAELVAKRLSLPRFQVAYQSAGRTPEPWLGPDINELLRQLREEGYTEVVVQAVGFPADHLEVFYDLDLEAQATAEAVGLRLLRARSLNADLDYIQVLKDLVEAAWLR